Within Bdellovibrio sp. ArHS, the genomic segment TGGTCCTAAGCCGTGCTAAACCCTCTAAACATTTTAAAAAAGTCATCCTTGTTCCCACTCGCTATGGTGGGGGCTTAAACCGAAAGGATATAGTTCATGGAAACTACTAAATCTGCAAAGAAGCCATACGAAGTTGTGGTCCTTATGCACCCAGATGCAACTCTTGAAGAGCAAAAAGATTTGTTCAAAAAGAACAAAGCGACAATCGAATCTTTCAAAGGTTCTGTTAACTCTTTGGAAACTTGGGGCAAAAGAACTCTAGCGACTCCAATTGGCAAAACAAAAAAGGCTATCTACTTCCACTCTACGTTCGAAGCAGATACTCAAGCTATCTCTGAGCTTGAAAGAACTATGCGTATCAACGACAAAGTTCTTCGCTTTATGCACACTCGTCTAGACGAGCGTGTTTCTTTGGCTAAATTCATGGAAGGCTTCAAAAAAGGTCTTTCTGAATCTGCTGCACGCGAAAAAGAGCGTGAAGCAAAAGCCGCTGCTCGTAAAGCTGCTTTCGCAGCTGCAAAAGCAGAACGTTTCGATAAAGGCGAATAATTAAGAGCGTAATCCATGAAGAAGACCGCGACGCCACAGAAGTTCATCACAATTTCATCTCTCTCGATTTTGTTGTCGATGTTGACTGTGGTTATGGGCGCGCCTCTTCTTCGTGTGCTACGTAAAACCTACGGTCCCGTCGCCTTTTGGATTTTGGGACTGGTGGTAACAGGAGCAGCGTGGCTCCTGAACGCACAACCTCTGGCGCTTTTCCTTGGCTCTGTTTGGATGACTTTAGGGGCCTACATGGAGTTAGAGCAAAAGGGTGTTGGGTGGTGGATCTCTGGACTTGCGAGTGTCGCAATCGGTTCTGCAGCCGCTGGCTTGGGACTTTTTGGAGCACTTCAAAAGAACGGAATCAACACGTATGCTGAAGTCCAAAAATTAATGGAGCAGTTTTCGGGTCAGGTTCAGAAAATGAATCCAGCCGTAAAGTTGGATCCGGCGATTCTGGTGCAGCAGATCCCTTCAGCCATCGTTATTTTATTAATAATAGCGCTGGGTGTGGGGCTTATATTTGAGAGAAGGGTTTTTTCATGGCTCAATTTGCCCCGTGAGAAAATTGCCTCTCAGCTCAAGTTGTTGGAATATCGTGTCCCGGATTTTGTAATTTGGGTTGCGATGACTGCCTTCCTTCTGACAAT encodes:
- the rpsF gene encoding 30S ribosomal protein S6, whose amino-acid sequence is METTKSAKKPYEVVVLMHPDATLEEQKDLFKKNKATIESFKGSVNSLETWGKRTLATPIGKTKKAIYFHSTFEADTQAISELERTMRINDKVLRFMHTRLDERVSLAKFMEGFKKGLSESAAREKEREAKAAARKAAFAAAKAERFDKGE
- a CDS encoding DUF2232 domain-containing protein, which translates into the protein MKKTATPQKFITISSLSILLSMLTVVMGAPLLRVLRKTYGPVAFWILGLVVTGAAWLLNAQPLALFLGSVWMTLGAYMELEQKGVGWWISGLASVAIGSAAAGLGLFGALQKNGINTYAEVQKLMEQFSGQVQKMNPAVKLDPAILVQQIPSAIVILLIIALGVGLIFERRVFSWLNLPREKIASQLKLLEYRVPDFVIWVAMTAFLLTMVSFGGKATSILAVNIVNVVIVLYFFQGLAVLEVFLNSMKAGVFMRVLTYIILVGQLLLVLSVVGLIDYWVDFRARLNKVKPAENN